Proteins co-encoded in one Oncorhynchus keta strain PuntledgeMale-10-30-2019 chromosome 36, Oket_V2, whole genome shotgun sequence genomic window:
- the LOC118369858 gene encoding annexin A11-like: protein MSYPGYPPQAGGYPPQAGGYPPQAGGYPPQAGGYPPQAGGYPPQAGGYPPQAGGYPPQAGGYPPQAGGYPSQAGGYPPQAGGYPPQPGAGGYPAMPPAGSWGGGAGFPTIGVDNLSNPGFNAGNLPGMANQISSSMGGFNPNPAMFTPGGYPQHSPQAPNQQPHGLYPQPGGQMPQTQGPGMGYPGQPMPGYPQAPSPNPSMPGYGGGPAPNQPMPGYPRAPSPNPSMPGYGGGAMPVAPAINRGFRGSIKDYPGADPLRDVEVLRKAMKGFGTDEQAIIDLLGSRSNRQRVPMLMAFKTSYGKDLVKDLKSELSGNFEKLVLAMLKTPSQLDAYELKEAIKGAGTDEACLIEILSSRSNAEIKELNQVYKTEYKKTLEDAISGDTSGHFRRLLISLAQGNRDERETVDISVAKQDAQALYAAGENKVGTDESKFNAILCSRSKPHLRAVFHEYQQMCGRDLEKSIDREMSGDLESGMVAVVKCIKNTPAYFAERLYKSMKGAGTKDKTLIRIMVTRSEVDMLDIRQEYVKNYGKSLYTDISGDTSGDYKKLLLKLCGGSD from the exons ATGAGCTATCCAGGATACCCTCCTCAAGCCGGTGGCTACCCACCCCAAGCTGGAGGCTACCCACCCCAAGCCGGAGGCTACCCACCCCAAGCCGGAGGCTACCCACCCCAAGCCGGAGGCTACCCACCCCAAGCTGGAGGCTACCCACCCCAGGCTGGAGGATACCCACCTCAGGCAGGTGGCTATCCCCCTCAAGCAGGGGGTTACCCCTCTCAGGCTGGAGGTTACCCCCCTCAGGCTGGTGGCTATCCTCCACAGCCTGGAGCTGGAGGGTACCCAGCCATGCCCCCAGCAG GTAGTTGGGGAGGTGGTGCTGGTTTCCCCACCATAGGTGTTGATAATCTGTCCAACCCTGGATTCAACGCAGGCAATCTTCCAGGCATG GCCAACCAGATCTCATCATCCATGGGGGGCTTTAACCCCAACCCTGCCATGTTCACCCCTGGTGGGTACCCCCAACATTCCCCCCAGGCCCCTAACCAACAGCCCCATGGCCTGTACCCACAGCCAGGTGGGCAGATGCCCCAGACTCAAGGCCCAGGCATGGGCTACCCAGGCCAGCCCATGCCTGGCTACCCACAGGCACCCTCACCCAACCCCTCCATGCCTGGTTACGGAGGAGGACCAGCGCCTAACCAGCCCATGCCAGGGTACCCTCGTGCCCCGTCGCCCAACCCGTCCATGCCAGGATACGGAGGTGGAGCCATGCCCGTCGCTCCTGCCATCAAC AGAGGATTCAGGGGAAGCATCAAGGATTATCCAGGAGCAGACCCCCTGAGAGATGTGGAGGTTCTGAGGAAAGCCATGAAGGGCTTTG GTACTGATGAACAGGCCATCATAGACCTGCTAGGAAGTCGCTCCAACAGACAGCGTGTCCCCATGCTCATGGCCTTCAAAACCTCCTACGGAAAG GATCTGGTTAAGGATCTTAAGTCCGAGCTGTCAGGGAACTTTGAGAAGCTGGTGCTAGCCATGTTGAAGACTCCATCCCAGCTTGATGCCTACGAACTGAAGGAAGCCATTAAG GGCGCAGGGACGGACGAGGCCTGTCTGATAGAGATCCTGTCCTCTCGCTCCAATGCAGAGATCAAAGAGCTCAACCAGGTCTACAAGACAG agtatAAGAAGACTCTGGAAGATGCCATCAGtggggacacctcaggacatttcCGTAGACTCCTCATCTCTCTGGCCCAG GGTAATCGAGATGAAAGAGAGACAGTGGACATCTCTGTAGCTAAACAAGATGCTCAG GCTCTGTATGCTGCTGGGGAGAACAAGGTGGGAACTGATGAGTCCAAGTTCAACGCCATCCTGTGTTCTAGGAGCAAACCCCACCTCAGAGCAG tgttccaTGAGTATCAGCAGATGTGTGGCAGAGACCTAGAGAAGAGCATTGACAGAGAAATGTCTGGCGACCTGGAGAGTGGAATGGTGGCCGTGG TCAAGTGTATTAAGAACACACCCGCCTACTTTGCAGAGAGACTCTACAAGTCCATGAAG GGGGCCGGGACCAAAGACAAAACCCTGATTCGGATCATGGTGACGCGTTCTGAGGTGGACATGCTGGATATCCGTCAGGAATACGTCAAGAACTACGGCAAGTCGCTCTACACAGACATCTCT GGAGACACCTCAGGGGACTATAAGAAACTGCTGTTAAAGCTGTGTGGAGGGAGCGACTAG